A segment of the Microbacterium luteolum genome:
ATGCCGTCGTCCACGCTGCTGGGCGCCACGACGTACACGCTGATCGAGCAGCAGCTGGCGGATGTCGGCATCGCGGTCGAGTACACCGACCCGGGCAACAACTTCATCGCCGACCTGCTCGCGCCGAAGTTCCCGGTGTCGTTCATGGCTCTGGAGCAGAACCCCGACTGGCAGCTGATCCAGTTCATGATCGCGCCGTCCGCGATCTTCAACCCGTTCGGCTATGAGGACCCGAAGGTCGACGAGTTCATCCAGGAGATCCAGTTCGGCGACGAGGCCACGCAGGAATCGGTGGCGAAGGAGCTCAACGCCTACATCGTCGAACAGGCGTGGTTCGCGCCCTTCTACCGCGTGCAGGGCAGCTTCGCCACGGACGCCTCGACGACCGTCGAGATGCTCCCGACGAACGCCTACCCCGCGATCTACGACTTCACGCCGAAGTCCTGACGCGATCCCTCCGGCCCGCCCGCGTCGCTGCGGGCGGGCCGGAACCCGATCCCTTCCACCACAGGAGCGCAGCATGCTCATGTTCATCGTGCGCCGGATCCTCGCCGGCATCGTCCTGCTCATCGTCATCTCCGTGGTGACGTTCGGGCTCCTCTTCCTCGACAGCGCGAACATCGCGCGTCGCATCCTCGGCCAGAACGCCACCGAGGAGCTGGTCGCCCAGAAGGCGGCAGAGCTGGGCCTCGACCGCCCGCTCACCGCTCAGTACTGGGACTGGCTGACCTCGGCGCTGACCGGCGACCTCGGCCGCTCCTGGTTCAACGGGCAGCTGGTCTCGGTGAGCCTGAGCGGACGCCTCAGCGTCAGCCTCTCGCTCGTCATCGGCGCGACCCTCATCTCCGCCGTGCTCGCGATCGCGCTCGGCGTGGTCGCCGCACGCCGCGGCGGCTGGGTCGACGCGGTCGTGCAGTTCATCTCGGTGATCGGCTTCGCGATCCCCGGCTTCCTCATCGCGCTGTACCTCGTGCTGATCTTCGCGATCAACCTCCACTGGTTCAAGGCCACCGGCTACATCCCGATCACGCAATCGTTCAGCGGGTGGCTGGCATCGGTGACGCTGCCGATCGCCGCCCTCGCCATCGGCGCCATCGCGGCCGTCGCCCAGCAGGTGCGCGGTTCGGTGGTCGACGCGATGTCCCGCGACTACGTGCGCACGCTCCGCTCCCGCGGGCTGTCGTCGAACAGCGTGATCTACAAGCACGTGCTGCGCAACGCCGGGGGCCCCGCGCTCGCGGTCCTCGCCGTGCAGTTCATCGGCCTCCTCGGCGGGGCCGTCATCGTCGAGCAGGTGTTCGCCCTCCCCGGGATGGGCCAGCTCACGGTCTCGGCCACGACCCAGGGCGACATCCCCGTCGTGATGGGCGTCGTGATCGCCTTCGCGGTGATCGTCCTCATCGTGAACCTCCTCATCGACCTCGCGCAGGCAGCGCTCAACCCGAAGGTGCGACTCTCATGACCGCCATCGACGTTCCGACCGCGGTGCCGACACCCGCGGCGAAGATCTCGCTGATGCGCCGACTCGTTCGACGCCCCGTCTCGCTGATCTCGCTCGTGTTCCTGGCGGTCATCGCGATCATCGCGGTCACCGGACGCTGGATCGCGCCGTTCGATCCGAACCTCGCCTCGCTCCAGCTGGTGCTCGCTCCGCCGAGCGGGGAGCATCTGCTCGGTGCCGACAGCGCTGGTCGCGACGTGCTCTCGCGCCTGCTGGCCGCCACGCAGATCACCCTCGCCGCGGCTCTCGTCGCCGTCGTCACGGCGCTCGTGATCGGGGTCGTCTCGGGTCTGATCGCCGGCTACTACCGCGGCTGGTTCGACGCCGTCGCCTCCTGGGTCACGTCGCTCGTGATGGCCCTCCCCGGCATCGTCGTGCTGCTCGCGGCTCGTGCCGTCCTCGGACCGAGCGTGTGGCTGGCGATGTTCATCTTCGGCATCCTGCTCGCTCCCGCCTACTACCGCCTGGTCTACGCGGCGGTCACCGGTGTGCGCGGCGAGCTCTACGTCGACGCGGCGAAGGTGTCCGGCCTCTCCGACGTGCGCATCATCGGCCGCCACATCCTCTCGGTCGTGCGCGCGCCGATCATCATCCAGTCGGCGATCATCACGGGGATCGCGATCGCGATCCAGTCCGGGCTGGAGTTCCTCGGCCTCGGCGACATGAGCGTCCCGACCTGGGGAGGGATGCTCAACGACGGGTTCGCCAACATCTACAAGCAGCCGCTCCTGATGCTGTGGCCCTCTCTGGCCATCGGCCTCACGGCCATCGCTCTGACCCTGCTCGCGAACGGCATGCGCGATGTGCTCGAGCGCACGGCCGTGGTGCGCCGCCGTCGCCGCCGCGCCGTGACGACCTCGACCGGATCGATCGCCGCCGTCACGACCTCGTTCAGCATGTCCGGCGGGGATGCCGACGCGCTCGAGGAGTCCGCTCCCCTGCCCGTCGTCGGGGAGACGATCGTCCATCCCGACGACGCGAGCCGGAGCACGCCCGGTGCCGCACCGATCCTCACGGTCTCCGATCTGCGCGTCGCGTACGAGCAGCAGGAGGGCGAGGACATCGAGGTCGTGCACGGCGTCTCGCTGCAGATCCGCAAGGGCGAGGTGCACGGCCTCATCGGCGAGTCCGGCTCCGGCAAGACGCAGACGGCTTTCGCCGTGCTCGGGCTGCTGCCGCGGGGCGGACGCGTCACCGGAGGCTCGATCGAGTACGAGAGCACCCAGCTGGCCGACGCTTCGGAGAGCGCCTATGCCGGCATCCGCGGGCGGCGCATCGGGTACATCCCGCAGGAGCCGATGAGCAACCTCGATCCGTCCTTCACGATCGGGTATCAGCTCGTCGAACCGCTGCGCAAGAATCTCGGCCTGTCGAAGAAGGAGGCGACCGAGCGTTCGCTCGCGCTCCTCGACCGCGTCGGCATCCCGAACCCGAAGCGCACCTTCGACGCCTATCCGTTCGAGGTGTCCGGCGGGATGGCGCAGCGCGTGCTCATCGCCGGCGCCGTGTCGACCGATCCCGACCTCATCATCGCCGACGAGCCGACGACGGCTCTCGACGTCACGGTCCAGGCCGAGGTGCTCGACCTGCTGCGTGATCTGCAGCGCGAGCGCCAGATGGCGATGCTGCTCGTGACGCACAACTTCGGCGTCGTCGCCGATCTCTGCGACCGGGTGACGGTGATGCAGCAGGGGCTCTTCGTCGAGCAGGGTCCGGTCCGGACCATCCTGCGCTCCCCCTCGCACGCCTACACGCAGTCGCTGCTGGACGCGATCCTCGACGATGGTCCAGCCCGCGCCCCGCTCGTCACCGCACGTCCCACGGAAGGAGACCGGTCGTGAACGACATGCTGCTCCAGGTCGACGACCTTCACGTCGCCTACCCCGGCAAGGGGTTCCGCGCCGAGCCGTTCCACGCACTGAAGGGCGTCTCCCTCGACATCCGGCCCGGCGAGACCGTCGGTCTGGTCGGCGAATCGGGTTCGGGCAAGACCACGCTCGGACGCGCCGTGCTGGGGCTCGCCCCGGTGACGGAGGGTTCGATCCGCTACGACGGCCGCGAGATCGGCCACCTGAACCGTCGCGAGCGGCGCTCGCTGGCCAGCGAGATCCAGGTCGTGTTCCAGGACCCGTACTCCTCGCTGAATCCGTCCATGACGATCGCACAGATCCTCGCGGAGCCGCTCACCGCACGCGGCGTCGCGGCCAAGGCTGCGAACGCCCGCGTCACCGACCTGCTCGATCGCGTCGGGCTCCCGGCGGATGCTGCCCGCCGGCTCCCCCGCGAGTTCTCGGGCGGGCAGCGCCAGCGCGTGGCGATCGCCCGCGCGCTGGCGCTGGATCCGAAGCTGATCGTGTGCGACGAGCCGGTTTCGGCCCTGGACCTGTCGACCCAGGCGCGCGTCCTCGATCTCTTCATCGAGATCCAGGAGCGCACCGGCGTCGCCTACCTCTTCATCTCGCACGACCTCGCGGTGGTCCGTCACATCAGCCATCGCGTGGCGGTGATGTACCGGGGCGAGCTCGTCGAGACGGGCGACGGCGACCAGGTCACCGCGCGGCCCGCGCATCCGTACACGCAGCGGCTGTTCCTCGCCGCCCCCGTCCCCGACCCGGACGCCCAGCAGAAGCGTCGCGCCGACCGTCGCGCGCTCATCGACGCGCAGAACATCTCCGAAGGATCAGCCGTATGAACGCCCGCCCGTCCGATTCCACCGCTCACCTGCGTCCGCTGCTGGAGCGGCTCTCCCTCGAGCAGAAGGCCGCGCTCGTGCAGGGCGCCGACTTCTGGACCACGGTGCCGCTGCCCGAGATCGGATTGCGCGCGCTCACGCTCTCCGACGGCCCCGCCGGGGTGCGCGGACCGCGATGGGACGAGCGCGATCCCTCGCTCAACCTCCCGTCCGGCTCGGCGCTGGCAGCCTCCTGGGACGTCGACCTCGCCCACCGGTACGGGGCGGCCGCGGCATCCGAGGCACGGCGCAAGGGCGTCGACGTCGTGCTCGGCCCCACGATCAACCTGCACCGCTCGCCGCTCGGCGGACGGCACTTCGAGTGTCTCAGCGAGGACCCGGAGCTCACCGCGGAGCTGGGGGCCGCGTACGTGCGCGGCATGCAGGAGAACGGCGTCGCCGCCACCCCGAAGCACTACGTCGCGAACGACTCGGAGACGGATCGCTTCACGGTCGACATCGAGGTCGACGAGCGCGCACTGCGCGAGCTCTACCTCGCACCGTTCGAGCGTGCCGTCGAAGCCGGGGCGTGGTCGATCATGAGCGCCTACAACGCCGTCGACGGCGTCACGATGACGGAGAACGACCTGCTCGAGACGCCGCTCAACAGCGAGTGGGGCTTCGACGGCGTCGTCGTCAGCGACTGGACCGCCGTGCGCTCTCTCGACGCCGTCGCCGCAGCGCAGGACCTCGCGATGCCCGGTCCCGCTCCCGCCTGGGCCGAGCTCGTGGACGCGGTCCGTGACGGGCGCGTGCAGGAGAGCGACATCGATCGCAAGGTGCTGCGCATCCTGCTCCTCGCCGAGCGCGTCGGTGCGCTCGAAGGGACGGATGCCGTCGTCCCGGCACCCCTGGACGGCCCGGCCTTCGCGCGCGAGGCCGCGATCGAGGGCGCCGTGCTGCTGCAGAACGACGGGGTGCTCCCGCTCGGCGGCGTCGGGAGCATCGCGATCATCGGTCACAACGCCAGGGAGGCCCGCACTCAGGGCGGCGGTTCGGCGACGGTACTGCCGGAAGAGGTGGTGTCGCCGCTCGATGCTCTCCGCGCGGCGTTCCCCGCCGCGGACACCCGCTACGAGATCGGCGCCGTCGTGCAGGACGGCGTCGCCGAGATCCCGCCGACGACGATCGTCAACCCGGTGACCGGCGATCAGGGGCTGCGGGTGAGCTTCCTCGACGGGGACGGCACCGAGCTGTTCGCCGAGGACCGGCGCGCGACCGCGCTGGTGTGGTTCGGCGGCGATGCGCCGATCGGCGCGAGCCGCACCGTGGTGCTGTCGACCCGGTACACGCCGACCGAGACGACGAGCATCGAGCTCGGCTTCGCGGGGGCGAATCCGGGGCGGATTTTCGTCGACGGCGAGCTCGTGCTCGACGACACCCCGGTCATCGAGGGAACCGACCTCGGTGCCGCCTTCCTCAACCCGCCGTCCGTGACAACGGCCGTACCGGTCGAGGCCGGGCGTGCGATCGACATCCGCGCCGAGTTCACCCGGGAGTCGCGGGGTGCGCTGGACGGCGCCCTGAGCGTGACCCTCGGCATCGCCCCGGAGCGCACCGACCCCGACGAGCTGATCGCTCGGGCCGTCGAGGCGGCACGCGGCGCCGAGGTCGCGATCGTCGTCGTCGGCACGAACTCGAAGGTCGAGTCCGAGGGATACGACCGCGTGGACCTCGACCTGCCGGGACGTCAGGACGACCTGGTGCGCGCGGTCGCCGCCACCGGCACGCCGACCATCGTGGTCGTGAACGCCGGATCCCCGGTCGTGCTGCCCTGGGCCGCCGACGTCGCGGCCATCGTGCAGGGCTACTTCGGCGGGCAGGAGTTCGGCCATGCGATCGCCGACGTCGTGACCGGAGCCGCCGAGCCCGGTGGCCGCCTGCCGACCACGTGGCCGGCGTCGCTCGCCGACGTGCCGGTCTCCGCCGTGACCCCGGCCGACGGCCGTCTCGTGTACGCCGAGGGTCTGCACATCGGATACCGCGCCTGGCTGCGGCAGAGCGCCGCCCCGGCCTTCCCGTTCGGCCACGGCCTGGGCTACACCTCCTGGACCTGGGGCGCGGCACAGCGTCACGGGGATGCCGTCGAGGTGACCCTCGCGAACACGGGCGCGCGTCGCGGGAAGCAGGTCGTGCAGGTGTACGCCGAGCGCGCCGACTCCGCCGTCGAACGCCCCGAGCGCTGGCTCGTCGGATTCGCCGCGGTCCGCGCCGAACCCGGTGAGACCGTCACCGCCGTGATCCCCGTCCCACCCCGGCGACTCGCGCATTGGGCGGGCGACTGGGTCGTCGAACCCGGGCAGTACACGCTGCGGATCGGGCCGTCCGTCGTCGAGCTGCCGCTGTCGGTGGACTGGGAGCAGGCATGACCGCGCTCGCGAGCCTCACGGGCCGTCTCCAGGGACGCGCCGACGACCGGCTCGCCGCCGTCGTGGCGCGCCTCGACGAGGCGCTCGCCGCTGACCCCGATCTGTCGTTCCAGGTGGCCGCGTATCACCACGGCACCGCGGTGCTCGACGCGTGGGGCGGACCTCACCTCGGCGCGCAGTCGCTGACGGTCCCATACTCAGTCACCAAGAACGTGATCGGCGTGGCCGTCGGCCTCCTCGTGGAACGCGGCGACCTGGATCTCGATGAGCGCGTCGCGCACCACTGGCCCGAGTTCGCCGCGAAGGGCAAGGGAGCCGTCACCGTCCGCCAGCTCCTGTCGCATCAGGCGGGGCTCCCCCAGACCGTCCCCGGGCTGACCTGGGACGAACTGCTCGACCATCACGCCGCCGCCGAGAGGCTCGCCGCCAGCCGACCGTTCTGGTACCCCGGGAGCGCCTTCGGCTACCACGCGATCACGATCGGCAACCTCGCCGACGAGCTGGTGTTCCGGGCGACGGGTCGCACGCTGCATGAGCTCTACGAGCACGACATCCGCGCCCCGCACGACATCGACTTCTTCCTCGGGCTCCCCGCCGAGCACGAGGAGCGACTCGTGCCGCTGCTGCCGATGATCCCGCCCGCCACCGACACGACACCACCCGCGACGTCCGCCCTCGGACCGGTGGTCTTCGCCATGCCCGACGACGTCGACCTGGCGCACTCCCCGCGCAGCTGGCGGTACGGTCATCCCGGCGGATCGGGCACCGGCACGGCGCGGGGCATCGCGCGCCTGCTCGCGGTCGCCGTCACCGGTGTCGACGGGGCTCCGCCGCTGCTCTCGTCCGACACGGTCGAGCAGATCGGTCAGCAGCAGGTCCGCGGATACGACGAGGTGCTGCATCAGCACGATCGCGCCCACGCCGTGGTCTTCCAGAAGCCGTCACAGCAGCTGGCGTTCGGCGGGCCCCGCGCGTTCGGGCACGACGGCGCGATGGGCGCCCTCGCGTGCGTCGATCCGGACAGCGGCGTCGCCTTCGCCTGGACGATCGCGCGCGGCCCGTGGCCCGGTGGCGCCGATCCGCGGGCGGTCTCCGTCGCGCGCGAGCTCGGCATCCTCCTCTCCTCCTGACCCCCGCAGACCGGAAAGCTCCCCATGACCACCCTGTTCAACCCCCTCCTCAACGGCTTCCACCCCGACCCCTCGGTCGTGCGCGTCGGCGACGACTGGTTCCTCGCCACCTCGACCTTCGAGTACCTTCCCGGCATCCCGATCCACCGCTCGAGCGACTTCGAGAACTGGGAGCTCATCGGGCACGTCGCCACGCGCGAGGGGCAGCTCGCCGTGGCGGACGTCCCGACCGCGGGCGGCGCGTGGGCGCCGACCCTCCGTCACCGGGACGGCGTGTTCCATCTCGTCATCACGGATGCGATGGGACGCGGGATGCTGCACTTCACCGCGACGGATGCCGCCGGCCCGTGGAGCGACGGGGACCTGATCCTGAGGCAGGACGGCACGGGATCGGTCGACGGCATCGACCCCGACATCGCCTGGGGTGAGGACGACACGGTCTACATCACCTTCTCTGGACTGCTCCTCAGCGGGGAGGGCGTCGGTCAGCACCTCGGCATCCAGCAGGTGCGCGTCGATCTCGACCGCCACATCGCCCTCGAGGAGCCGCGCTCGCTCTGGTCGGGGACCGGCGGGCAGTTCCCCGAGGCGCCGCACCTGTACCCGGTCGACGGCCGCTGGTATCTCATGATCGCCGAGGGCGGCACGGAGCGCGGTCACGGCATCTCGATCGCCCGCGGAGACTCCCCCGAGGGCCCGTTCGAGACCGCGCCGCAGAACCCGCTGGTGTCGGCGCGATCGACGATCCGTCCCGTGCAGAACACCGGTCACGGCGACCTCGTGATCGGTCCGGACGGGACATGGCTGTGCGTGCTCCTCGGCGTGCGCCCTCGCAGCATGACCCGCGCGTTCTCCGCTCTGGGTCGCGAGACGTTCGTCACCGCCGTGCGATGGGAGGACGACGGCTGGCCCGCCATCGACCCCGTGCTGCTCCACGCGCGACCGGGCACCCGTGTCGACATCGACTTCTCCACGGTGCGCGAGCTCGACCGCGAGTGGATCGCCGTGCGGCAGACGCCCGGCTCGATCGCCGACCTCGATGCGCGTGCGGATGCACTGGTGCTGCACGGCGACGGGCGCACGCTGGACGACCCCCGCCCCGTGTTCCTCGGGCGACGGCAGGAGCACCTCACGAACGCGGTGACCGTCGCGGTCGACGTGAGCGCCGGCGTCGGCGGTCTCGCCGTGCGCTACGACGAGCGCTTCCACGTGGAGATCGAGGCGGGCGGCGGCGCGGTGGTCGCCCGTGCCGTGGTCGCGGACCTCGTGCAGGAATGGACCGCGCCCGTCGCCTCCGACGTGCTCGAGCTCCACATCGAATCGCGCCCGCCGCACGCCGGCGGCGGCTTCCCGCGCACCTCCGACGTGTTCCACCTCGCGGTGACCGCCGACGGGGTCCGGCAGGAGCTGGCGCAGATCGACGGGCGCTTCCTCTCCTCCGAGACGGCCGAGTCGTTCACCGGGAGGGTGATCGGCGCCTATGCGGTCACCGGAGACATCGTCGTGACACGCTGGACCGCGGAGGGAGACGACGAATGACCGGAGCAGCCCGCATCGCATCCGTCAGAGCCGAGCTCCGCGACGATACCTCGTTCGTCGCGACCCCCGCGCCCCGGTTGAGCTGGACCGTCGCGACCGCGCAGGACGGCTGGCTGCAGAGCTCCGCCGAGGTCACGGACGGCAGAGAGACCGTCGCCGTACCTGGCGCGGAGAGCGCCCTCGTGGCCTGGCCATTCGCCCCGCTCGCCGCCGGCGAATCCCGCGACGTGCGCGTGCGCGCCCGGTCCGTCGCCGGTGAGCAGACGCCGTGGAGCGAGCCGCTCACCGTCGCCGCAGGCTTCCTCGCCGAGGGCGAGTGGATCGCGCGGCCGATCGGGCTCGACGCGCCCGATCGCGACGCCCAGCCCGCGGTGGTGCGCGCATCCTTCATGCTCGATCGCCCCGTCGCACGGGCGCTGCTGTTCTGGACGGCGCTGGGAGCCGCGGAACCGGAACTCAACGGAACCGCCGTCTCCGACGATGTGCTCGCCCCGGGATGGACCGCCTATCGCGACCGCCTCGTGCACGAGACCGTCGACGTCACGGCGCTCCTCCGTGACGGCGCCAACGAGCTGAGGGCCACGATCGCCGGAGCCTGGTACACCGAGAAGTACGGGTTCTTCGCGTTCGCCGACCGCCTCTACGGCACGCAGCCGTCCTTCCTCGCCCAGATCCGCGTGGAGTACGCGGACGGCGGCACCGACGTCGTCGCCGCGACGGGAGAGGGCTGGGAGGCCGCCGGTGACGGACCCGTCGTCGACAGCGGCATCTATCCGGGCGAGCATCAGGACCTCCGCAGAGCGGCGACGGCGTGGACGCCGGCGAGGATCGGCGCCGCCGCGGCACCCGGATACGAGAACGTGCCGGTGCCGGAGGCGCGCATCGCGCCGCCGGTGCGCCGTACCGAGACGCTCAGCGTGATCGACGTGCTCGAGACGCCGTCCGGCGGCCGGATCCTCGACTTCGGGCAGAACCTCGTCGGGCGTCTCCGCATCCGCATCCGCGGAGAGGCCGGATCGCGTGTCGTCGTCCGCCACGCCGAGGTGCTCGAAGACGGCGAGCTCGCGCTGCGTCCGCTGCGCAATGCCGCGGCGACGGCGACGTTCGATCTGTCCGGCGGCGACGACGTGCTCGAATCGCGTTTCTCGTTCTACGGATTCCGCTACGCGCAGCTCACGGGTGCCGACGTGTCCCCCGACGACGTCGAGGCCGTCGTGCTGCATTCGGACATGAGGCGCACGGGCTGGTTCGACGCCTCCGATCCCCTGCTCGCACGCCTGCACGAGAACGTGCTGTGGGGCATGCGCGGCAACTTCCTCTCGATCCCGACCGACTGCCCGCAGCGCGACGAGAGGCTCGGCTGGACGGGCGACATCCAGGTGTTCGCTCCGACGGCGAGCTTCCTCTTCGACTGCGACGGCTTCCTCACGTCGTGGCTGCGCGATCTCTCGTTCGAGCAGGCCAGGGCCGGCGGTGCGGTGCCGCTCGTCGTCCCCGCAGCCCTCCCCGGATTCGGTGCGGCCGGAGGTGCGACCCCCGCTGCCTGGGGCGACGCGGCGACGGTCGTGCCTCATGTGCTCTTCGAGCGGTACGGCGACGTCGCGGTGCTCGCCGCGCAGTACACGAGCATGCGGGACTGGGTGGACACCGTGCTGCGCGATGCCGGCGACGACGGCCTGTGGGCCGGACGGATGCAGCTGGGCGACTGGCTCGACCCGGCGGCGCCCGCCGACAAGCCCGGCCAGGCCAGGGTCGACTCCGACATCGTCGCGAGCGCGTACCTCGCGCGCTCGCTGCGCCTCGTCGCCGAGGCCGCCGTGCTCCTCGGGCGCGACGATGACGCGCAGCGCTACGGAGCCCTCGCCGAGCGCTCCCGCGCCGCGTTCGCCGCCGAGTACATCACGCCGGCCGGTCGCATGATGAGCGACGCCGTCACCGCGTATGCGCTGGCGCTGGAGTTCGATCTGGCGACCGATGCGCGGCAGCGAGGTGCGCTCGGCGACCGGCTCGCCGCGCTCGTGCGCGAGGGCGGCTACCGCATCGCCACGGGGTTCGTGGGAACCCCCCTGGTCGCCGATGCGCTGACGAACGCCGGGCATCCGGCCGCGGCCGAGCGGCTGCTGCTGCAGACCGAATGCCCGTCGTGGCTGTATCCGGTCACGCAGGGGGCCACGACCGTCTGGGAGCGCTGGGACTCGCTCCTGCCGGACGGCTCGGTGAATCCGGGGGAGATGACCTCGTTCAACCACTACGCGCTCGGCGCTGTCGCGGACTGGCTGCACCGCACGGTGGCAGGACTCGCCGCGGCCGAACCGGGGTATCGGCGGCTGCGCATCGCCCCGCGCCCGCTGACGGCGCTGAGCCACGCCTCCGCCCGTCATGAGACGCCGTACGGCACCGCGTCCGTCGCCTGGCGTCGTGAGGGCGGCGAGATCGTGGTGACCGCGACCGTGCCGCCGAACACCACGGCGGAGGTGTCGGTGCCCGGCGCTCCCCCGTCCGTGGGCGCGGGCACGC
Coding sequences within it:
- a CDS encoding family 78 glycoside hydrolase catalytic domain → MTGAARIASVRAELRDDTSFVATPAPRLSWTVATAQDGWLQSSAEVTDGRETVAVPGAESALVAWPFAPLAAGESRDVRVRARSVAGEQTPWSEPLTVAAGFLAEGEWIARPIGLDAPDRDAQPAVVRASFMLDRPVARALLFWTALGAAEPELNGTAVSDDVLAPGWTAYRDRLVHETVDVTALLRDGANELRATIAGAWYTEKYGFFAFADRLYGTQPSFLAQIRVEYADGGTDVVAATGEGWEAAGDGPVVDSGIYPGEHQDLRRAATAWTPARIGAAAAPGYENVPVPEARIAPPVRRTETLSVIDVLETPSGGRILDFGQNLVGRLRIRIRGEAGSRVVVRHAEVLEDGELALRPLRNAAATATFDLSGGDDVLESRFSFYGFRYAQLTGADVSPDDVEAVVLHSDMRRTGWFDASDPLLARLHENVLWGMRGNFLSIPTDCPQRDERLGWTGDIQVFAPTASFLFDCDGFLTSWLRDLSFEQARAGGAVPLVVPAALPGFGAAGGATPAAWGDAATVVPHVLFERYGDVAVLAAQYTSMRDWVDTVLRDAGDDGLWAGRMQLGDWLDPAAPADKPGQARVDSDIVASAYLARSLRLVAEAAVLLGRDDDAQRYGALAERSRAAFAAEYITPAGRMMSDAVTAYALALEFDLATDARQRGALGDRLAALVREGGYRIATGFVGTPLVADALTNAGHPAAAERLLLQTECPSWLYPVTQGATTVWERWDSLLPDGSVNPGEMTSFNHYALGAVADWLHRTVAGLAAAEPGYRRLRIAPRPLTALSHASARHETPYGTASVAWRREGGEIVVTATVPPNTTAEVSVPGAPPSVGAGTHEWRYVAPTEPPRPSLAGLEASLADVIDDPRAYRALLDTLADAAPDRVDAVRTGTVWGAGRPVSTALMFTPPEVLARVDDAIRSATA